A window from Shimia isoporae encodes these proteins:
- a CDS encoding DsbA family oxidoreductase: MSQESQQDPIRVDIVSDVVCPWCIIGYRQLLKASEATGIAVETYWHPFELNPDMVPEGENIREHIMRKYGSTAEQSAQARTRLSDLGEELDFTFAWSDDSRIYNTFAAHQLIHWASDTGKAQDLKLALFDAYFTEGRDVSDNDILIDVAGSVGLDTDEARAVLSDNRYADTVREKETFWTSRGVSGVPTMIFDAQQATSGAQGVEIFSKVLEHMAQQPRKVPAGA, encoded by the coding sequence ATGTCCCAAGAGTCCCAACAAGACCCGATCCGTGTCGATATCGTCTCCGACGTTGTCTGTCCTTGGTGCATCATCGGCTACCGACAGCTTCTGAAAGCTTCCGAGGCCACTGGCATCGCCGTTGAAACCTACTGGCATCCGTTCGAATTGAACCCAGACATGGTGCCCGAAGGCGAAAACATCCGCGAGCATATCATGCGCAAATACGGCTCCACAGCCGAGCAATCCGCACAGGCCCGCACACGTTTGTCAGATCTGGGCGAGGAGCTCGACTTCACCTTTGCGTGGTCCGATGACAGCCGCATCTACAACACCTTCGCAGCCCACCAATTGATCCACTGGGCCAGCGACACCGGCAAAGCCCAAGACCTTAAACTTGCTCTGTTTGACGCCTATTTCACAGAAGGCCGGGACGTGAGCGACAATGATATTCTGATCGACGTGGCAGGGTCAGTTGGCCTCGATACTGATGAAGCACGCGCTGTTCTTTCGGACAACCGCTATGCCGACACCGTGCGCGAAAAAGAAACTTTCTGGACATCCCGCGGGGTTTCCGGCGTGCCGACTATGATTTTTGATGCGCAGCAGGCCACATCCGGCGCTCAAGGCGTCGAAATTTTCTCCAAAGTACTGGAACACATGGCGCAACAGCCCCGTAAGGTTCCGGCGGGCGCATAG
- a CDS encoding AEC family transporter: protein MQTLISVILPVFILIGFGYLAAWRGWFTQSNVDGLMRYATNFAVPVLLFRAISNLDLAAEFNTALLGSFYAAAFLCFLTGMLGAKFFFGRDWEDATAIGFVCLFSNSLLLGLAIMERAYGADSLTGNYAIISIHAPFCYGLGIAVMEVMRARHTSKARIVPTVLKAMFSNALILGIGLGFVVNLGNIPVPGAVSHAVNLLASSALPAALFGMGGVLYRYRPEGDTRTILFCCFVSLGLHPALTFAFGTWSAISIDNMRSAIVTASMAPGINAYLFANMYGRAMRVAASTVLIGTALSVITVWMWLGVLP from the coding sequence ATGCAGACACTGATCTCGGTGATCCTGCCGGTCTTTATCCTGATCGGCTTTGGCTATCTCGCCGCCTGGCGCGGTTGGTTCACGCAATCCAACGTCGATGGGTTGATGCGTTACGCCACCAATTTTGCGGTACCGGTCCTGCTCTTTCGTGCGATCAGCAATCTCGATCTCGCCGCAGAATTCAACACAGCCCTGCTCGGCAGTTTTTATGCAGCGGCATTTCTTTGCTTTCTGACGGGGATGCTTGGCGCCAAGTTTTTCTTCGGGCGAGACTGGGAAGACGCCACCGCCATCGGGTTTGTCTGTCTGTTTTCCAACTCCCTCCTGCTTGGTCTCGCAATTATGGAACGGGCCTACGGAGCGGACAGCCTCACCGGCAACTACGCGATCATCTCGATCCATGCGCCATTTTGTTATGGTCTTGGCATTGCTGTCATGGAAGTCATGCGCGCGCGGCACACGTCAAAGGCCCGAATTGTACCCACGGTACTCAAAGCCATGTTCTCCAACGCGCTGATCCTGGGGATCGGGCTTGGCTTCGTCGTGAACCTTGGCAACATCCCCGTGCCCGGAGCGGTCAGTCACGCCGTCAACCTGCTTGCATCCTCGGCATTGCCTGCCGCCCTCTTCGGGATGGGCGGCGTTCTGTATCGGTATCGCCCAGAAGGTGACACGCGCACCATTCTGTTCTGCTGCTTTGTATCGCTCGGACTACATCCCGCATTGACCTTTGCCTTCGGCACTTGGTCCGCGATTTCCATCGACAACATGCGCTCCGCCATTGTGACTGCTTCAATGGCGCCGGGCATCAACGCCTATCTCTTTGCCAATATGTATGGCCGAGCGATGCGTGTTGCGGCCTCTACCGTTCTTATCGGCACAGCGCTTTCGGTGATCACCGTCTGGATGTGGCTAGGCGTTCTCCCCTAG
- a CDS encoding MBL fold metallo-hydrolase, with product MSAKLTFTILGCGSSGGVPRLGGHWGDCDPDNPKNRRRRCSMLIERTTDEGTTTVLVDTSPDMRDQLLGEETGRLDAVVYTHNHADHIHGIDDLRMIVFNMRARIPVWADGATQNDLMSRFGYAFVQPKDSPYPPILEMLTIDETRDFVISGPGGDICFTPIQVDHGSIDALAFRVNDVVYMPDVVDIYDEAWPKLEGMKCFIVDALRRTPHPTHAHLEKSLEWIERTKPERAVLTNMHIDLDYATLEAETPDHITPAFDGMKITYDL from the coding sequence ATGAGCGCAAAACTGACCTTCACGATCCTCGGCTGCGGCAGTTCGGGCGGCGTTCCACGGCTTGGCGGCCATTGGGGGGACTGTGATCCTGACAACCCGAAAAACCGTCGCCGCCGCTGCTCAATGCTGATCGAGCGCACGACCGATGAAGGCACAACCACCGTTTTGGTGGATACCTCCCCGGACATGCGCGATCAGCTCCTCGGCGAGGAAACGGGGCGGCTGGATGCAGTTGTCTATACGCACAACCATGCTGACCACATCCACGGCATTGATGATCTGCGCATGATTGTCTTCAACATGCGCGCGCGCATTCCGGTATGGGCCGACGGCGCCACTCAAAACGATCTTATGAGCCGCTTTGGTTATGCGTTTGTGCAACCCAAGGACAGTCCCTACCCGCCAATCCTGGAAATGCTCACAATCGACGAGACCCGCGATTTTGTGATTTCCGGACCGGGAGGCGATATCTGCTTCACGCCGATTCAGGTCGATCACGGAAGCATCGATGCACTGGCATTCCGGGTGAATGATGTTGTCTACATGCCAGACGTTGTCGACATCTATGACGAGGCATGGCCCAAACTTGAAGGGATGAAGTGTTTCATTGTCGATGCTCTGCGTCGCACACCGCATCCCACCCACGCACATCTGGAAAAGTCGCTGGAATGGATCGAACGCACCAAACCGGAGCGGGCGGTTCTGACCAACATGCACATCGATCTGGATTACGCCACACTCGAGGCCGAAACGCCTGACCACATCACGCCCGCCTTTGACGGCATGAAAATCACCTACGACCTCTGA
- a CDS encoding TatD family hydrolase: MTDYPQITDSHCHLDFPDFDGKLDEFIARAADFGVTRMVTICTRLKNEPSVRAIAETYDPVFYAAGTHPMSAADEPLATVDELVALAQHPKFVGIGETGLDYHYTADSKEIQQTSLRVHCEAARETGLPLIIHSRDADDDMTAILTDEFNKGAYSCVMHCYSSGPELARNMLDLGFYLSMSGIAAFPRSQEVRDIFASAPVDRVLVETDAPYLAPPPYRGKRNEPSYVEKTARVGAEVFGMEYADFAVQTQANFDRLFSKAKLKAAAA, encoded by the coding sequence ATGACAGACTACCCGCAGATCACTGACAGCCACTGCCATCTCGACTTCCCCGATTTTGACGGCAAACTGGACGAATTCATCGCACGCGCCGCAGACTTCGGCGTCACCCGTATGGTCACGATCTGCACACGGCTAAAAAACGAACCGAGTGTGCGTGCTATCGCGGAAACCTACGACCCGGTTTTTTATGCTGCTGGCACCCATCCGATGAGTGCCGCTGATGAACCGCTCGCCACGGTGGACGAATTGGTAGCACTTGCGCAGCACCCCAAGTTTGTTGGCATTGGCGAAACAGGGCTGGACTACCACTACACGGCCGACAGCAAGGAAATCCAGCAGACCTCGTTGCGCGTACATTGTGAGGCCGCCCGCGAAACCGGGCTTCCGCTGATCATCCATAGCCGCGATGCAGACGACGACATGACTGCGATACTCACAGACGAATTCAACAAGGGCGCCTACTCTTGCGTAATGCACTGCTACAGCTCCGGTCCGGAACTGGCCCGCAATATGCTGGATCTCGGCTTTTACCTGTCAATGTCTGGTATTGCCGCCTTCCCCCGCTCGCAGGAGGTCCGCGACATCTTTGCAAGCGCACCGGTCGACCGCGTCCTGGTCGAAACCGATGCGCCCTACTTGGCACCACCGCCGTACCGCGGCAAACGCAACGAACCTTCATACGTTGAAAAAACCGCGCGTGTCGGCGCGGAAGTCTTCGGTATGGAGTATGCCGACTTCGCCGTCCAGACACAGGCCAACTTCGACCGCCTGTTCTCAAAGGCCAAGCTGAAAGCGGCCGCCGCATGA
- a CDS encoding DNA polymerase III subunit delta', producing the protein MSDETTPEPDRVPGAPHPRETDQLFGQSQAEMNFLTAVNSGRLHHGWLLTGPQGVGKATMAWRIARFLLTQPVEDGGGLFGEPQPHDSLSIDPDHPVAHRIIALSEPGLFLLRRGFAGSTDSAREKSRQEGKFAADIRVNEVREMASFLHMSATDGGRRVVIVDSADEMNVNAANALLKMLEEPPDRTTMLLISHQPSRLLPTIRSRCRELRFHPLSPEDMHAAMEQAGHAADETPALAELSAGSVGEALRITQLGGLSIYQELAALFASMPQFDRQRALKLAEGAAARGADAHFDLLLTLLDVFVSRIARTGALGTPPVTEIVQGEAELLMRLSPDAHKARAWANLAQEITDRTRHGKAVNLDPAALVLDTVFKIQKTASA; encoded by the coding sequence GTGAGTGATGAAACCACGCCAGAACCCGATCGGGTTCCCGGAGCCCCGCACCCACGCGAAACTGATCAGCTTTTCGGACAATCCCAAGCCGAGATGAATTTTCTGACAGCGGTTAATTCAGGCCGTTTGCATCATGGGTGGTTGCTTACGGGACCACAGGGTGTCGGCAAGGCTACAATGGCGTGGCGGATTGCCCGTTTCCTCCTAACCCAGCCAGTTGAGGATGGCGGCGGACTGTTCGGTGAGCCTCAACCCCATGACAGCCTGTCAATCGACCCGGATCACCCTGTTGCGCACCGTATTATAGCTCTCTCCGAACCGGGGCTGTTCCTTTTGCGTCGCGGCTTCGCTGGCAGCACAGACAGCGCTCGGGAGAAATCGCGGCAAGAGGGCAAGTTTGCGGCGGACATCCGAGTCAACGAAGTCCGGGAAATGGCATCCTTTCTGCACATGTCAGCGACCGACGGTGGGCGCCGTGTGGTGATTGTCGACAGCGCTGATGAGATGAACGTCAACGCCGCAAACGCGCTCCTCAAAATGTTGGAGGAGCCACCAGACCGCACAACGATGTTGCTGATTTCACATCAACCCTCCCGGCTCCTGCCAACCATTCGGTCTCGTTGTCGCGAGTTGCGGTTCCATCCGTTGTCGCCGGAAGACATGCATGCTGCGATGGAACAAGCAGGCCACGCCGCCGATGAAACCCCTGCGCTTGCAGAATTGTCCGCAGGGTCAGTCGGAGAAGCGTTGCGCATCACCCAACTGGGTGGTCTGTCAATTTATCAGGAACTGGCCGCGCTCTTTGCTTCTATGCCCCAGTTTGACCGGCAACGTGCCCTAAAGCTCGCCGAAGGCGCTGCTGCCCGCGGTGCTGACGCGCATTTTGACCTGCTCCTGACGTTGCTGGACGTCTTTGTATCCCGAATTGCCCGCACCGGTGCGTTGGGCACGCCTCCTGTTACCGAAATAGTTCAAGGCGAAGCCGAACTCTTGATGCGCCTGTCGCCGGATGCACACAAAGCGCGCGCCTGGGCCAATCTGGCGCAGGAAATCACGGACCGCACACGTCATGGTAAAGCGGTCAACCTTGACCCTGCCGCCTTGGTGCTTGATACGGTTTTCAAGATTCAGAAAACCGCCAGCGCCTAG
- the tmk gene encoding dTMP kinase, whose amino-acid sequence MTTNTVTGGHFITFEGIDGSGKSTQARMLADHLIAEGHEVVLTREPGGSKGAEEIRALVLEGDPDRWSAETEILLFTAARRDHLERTILPALAAGKIVICDRFADSTRMYQGLSRGDLRNVVDQLHDLMIGREPDLTILIDMDPAEGLSRAKSRQTAEERFEDFGQALQDQMRSGFLALSREYADRFRVLNGAGTPEEVATRVMEALAEHLS is encoded by the coding sequence GTGACGACAAACACCGTAACCGGCGGACACTTCATCACCTTTGAGGGCATCGACGGATCGGGTAAGTCCACCCAGGCGCGCATGCTTGCAGATCACCTGATCGCCGAGGGGCATGAGGTTGTGTTGACCCGCGAACCTGGCGGCTCCAAAGGGGCCGAGGAAATCCGTGCTCTGGTGCTTGAGGGCGATCCCGACCGTTGGTCCGCCGAGACAGAGATCCTTTTATTTACTGCCGCGCGGCGGGACCACCTTGAACGCACCATCCTGCCGGCTCTCGCTGCGGGAAAAATTGTCATCTGCGACCGTTTCGCCGACAGCACACGCATGTATCAGGGATTGTCGCGCGGCGATCTCCGCAACGTCGTAGACCAATTGCACGATCTGATGATCGGCCGCGAACCTGACCTCACCATTTTGATCGACATGGACCCTGCCGAGGGGCTGTCCCGTGCCAAATCCCGTCAAACCGCAGAGGAGCGTTTCGAGGATTTCGGTCAGGCGCTTCAAGACCAGATGCGTTCTGGCTTCCTTGCCTTGTCTCGCGAGTACGCTGACCGCTTTCGTGTGCTGAATGGCGCCGGCACCCCGGAGGAAGTGGCAACTCGTGTCATGGAAGCCCTGGCGGAGCACTTGTCGTGA